Proteins from a single region of Pseudomonas quebecensis:
- a CDS encoding AraC family transcriptional regulator — MLHSAFASLCQGEAASRPDSLEQLVSAAAQLLPMLDVIPNAAIFIKDVQARYALANRTLVQRCGLRQLRPLLGKTSAEVFPAQLGPGYTEQDRRVLEDGLVLEDQLELHLYGSREPGWCLTHKWPLYNRAGTIIGLAGISVDLQSASETHPAYQRLAAVDEHIRRHFSRRVTLGELTRIAGISVAQLERYCKRVFNLTPRQMIQKVRLEHAHRLLHSELPITEVALQCGYTDHSAFTRQFKASTGFTPRQYRQATGGGPALA, encoded by the coding sequence ATGCTGCACAGTGCATTTGCGAGCCTTTGCCAGGGCGAGGCGGCCAGTCGCCCCGACAGCCTCGAACAATTGGTGAGCGCTGCCGCACAGCTGTTGCCGATGCTCGACGTGATCCCCAACGCCGCGATCTTTATCAAGGATGTTCAGGCGCGCTATGCCCTGGCCAACCGCACGCTGGTGCAGCGCTGCGGCCTCAGGCAGTTGCGACCGCTGCTGGGCAAGACCAGCGCCGAAGTGTTCCCCGCGCAGCTGGGGCCGGGGTATACCGAACAGGATCGACGGGTGCTGGAAGACGGTTTGGTGCTGGAAGACCAGCTGGAGCTGCACCTGTACGGCAGTCGCGAACCGGGCTGGTGCCTGACTCATAAATGGCCGCTGTACAACCGGGCCGGTACGATCATCGGCCTGGCCGGTATTTCGGTTGACCTGCAATCGGCCAGCGAAACCCATCCGGCCTACCAGCGCCTGGCCGCCGTCGATGAGCATATCCGCCGCCACTTCAGCCGACGTGTCACCCTGGGCGAACTGACGCGCATCGCCGGCATCTCCGTGGCCCAGCTGGAGCGCTACTGCAAGCGGGTGTTCAACCTGACGCCGCGCCAGATGATCCAGAAAGTCCGCCTGGAACACGCACACCGCCTGCTGCACAGCGAGCTGCCCATTACTGAGGTGGCCTTGCAGTGCGGCTATACCGACCACAGCGCGTTCACTCGGCAGTTCAAGGCGTCCACCGGGTTTACGCCACGCCAGTATCGACAGGCGACGGGGGGAGGGCCCGCGTTGGCGTGA
- the treS gene encoding maltose alpha-D-glucosyltransferase: MTAADNTHVNWLVEQSMLHAARQRAKLYSGQGRLWQQPYAQTRPRDASALSSVWFTAYPASIVTREGGTVLEALGDESLWHALSKIGIQGIHNGPLKKSGGLNGTQHTPTIDGNFDRISFEIDPQLGTEAQLQALTRMAAAHNAVIIDDVIPSHTGKGADFRLAEMAYEDYPGLYHMVEIREEDWPLLPEVAAGRDAQNLSPLQVDALRDKHYIVGQLQRVIFFEPGVKETDWSATPVVVGVDGKPRRWVYLHYFKEGQPSLNWLDPSFAAQQMIIGDALHAIDVMGAKILRLDANGFLGVERKLEGGAWSESHPLSITGNQLIGGAIRKAGGFSFQELNLTVDDIASMSHGGADLSYDFITRPAYQHALLMGDAEFLRLMLREMHRQGIDPGSLIHALQNHDELTLELVHFWTLHAHDSFLYQGQTFPGNILREHIREQMYERLTGEHAPYNLKFVTNGVSCTTVSIITAALGIRDLEAITAADIQQIQQIHLLLVMYNAMQPGVFALSGWDLVGALPLAADEVAHLMQDGDTRWIHRGAYDLVELNPDAQLSAGQMPRSRSLYGSLNHQLQDPQSFASQLQKILAVRRAYDIAASRQILVPDVEYPGLLIMVHELPAGKGTQITALNFGATPITETLHLPNIAPGPVVDIINERVEGDLTEDGAFTITLDAYEGLALRVVSSTPM; this comes from the coding sequence ATGACGGCGGCGGACAACACCCATGTGAACTGGCTGGTAGAACAATCGATGCTGCACGCGGCGCGTCAGCGCGCCAAGCTCTATTCGGGGCAAGGTCGGTTGTGGCAACAGCCCTATGCACAGACCCGGCCGCGCGATGCCTCAGCCCTCTCATCGGTCTGGTTCACCGCATACCCGGCCTCGATCGTCACCCGCGAAGGCGGTACGGTGCTGGAGGCACTGGGGGATGAGAGCCTGTGGCATGCACTGTCGAAAATCGGTATCCAGGGCATCCACAATGGCCCGCTGAAAAAATCCGGAGGCCTGAACGGTACGCAGCACACGCCGACCATCGACGGCAACTTCGACCGCATCAGTTTCGAGATCGACCCGCAATTGGGCACCGAGGCGCAGTTGCAGGCGCTGACGCGCATGGCCGCGGCGCATAACGCGGTGATCATCGATGACGTCATCCCGTCCCACACCGGTAAGGGCGCGGACTTTCGCCTGGCCGAGATGGCTTACGAAGACTACCCCGGCCTCTACCACATGGTGGAAATCCGCGAAGAAGACTGGCCGCTGCTGCCCGAGGTGGCGGCGGGGCGTGATGCGCAGAACCTCAGCCCGTTGCAGGTGGATGCCCTGCGCGACAAGCACTACATCGTCGGCCAGTTACAACGGGTGATCTTCTTTGAGCCCGGCGTCAAGGAAACCGACTGGAGCGCCACGCCGGTGGTGGTGGGCGTCGACGGCAAGCCACGCCGCTGGGTGTACCTGCATTACTTCAAGGAAGGCCAACCGTCGCTCAACTGGCTGGACCCATCGTTTGCCGCGCAGCAGATGATCATCGGCGATGCGTTGCACGCTATCGACGTGATGGGCGCCAAGATCCTGCGCCTGGACGCCAACGGTTTTCTCGGTGTGGAGCGCAAGCTTGAGGGCGGCGCGTGGTCCGAGAGCCACCCGCTGTCGATTACCGGTAACCAGCTGATCGGCGGCGCGATTCGCAAGGCCGGCGGCTTCAGCTTCCAGGAGCTGAACCTCACCGTGGATGACATCGCTTCCATGTCCCACGGCGGCGCCGACCTGTCCTATGACTTCATCACTCGGCCGGCTTACCAGCACGCGCTGTTGATGGGCGATGCCGAATTCCTGCGCCTGATGCTGCGGGAAATGCACCGCCAGGGCATCGACCCCGGTTCGTTGATCCACGCGTTGCAGAACCACGATGAATTGACCCTGGAGCTGGTGCACTTCTGGACCCTGCATGCCCACGACAGCTTCCTCTACCAGGGCCAGACCTTCCCCGGCAACATTCTGCGCGAGCACATCCGTGAGCAGATGTACGAGCGCCTGACCGGCGAGCACGCGCCCTACAACCTCAAGTTCGTCACCAACGGCGTGTCCTGCACCACCGTCAGTATCATCACGGCGGCACTGGGCATTCGTGACCTGGAGGCCATCACGGCGGCGGATATTCAGCAGATCCAGCAGATCCACCTGTTGCTGGTGATGTACAACGCGATGCAGCCTGGGGTGTTTGCGTTGTCCGGCTGGGATCTGGTGGGCGCGCTGCCGCTGGCGGCCGATGAGGTTGCGCACCTGATGCAGGACGGCGATACCCGCTGGATTCATCGCGGCGCTTACGATCTGGTGGAATTGAACCCGGACGCGCAACTGTCCGCAGGCCAGATGCCGCGTTCGAGAAGCTTGTATGGCAGCCTGAACCACCAGTTGCAGGACCCGCAATCGTTCGCCTCGCAACTGCAGAAAATCCTCGCGGTGCGCCGCGCCTATGACATTGCCGCCAGCCGCCAGATCCTGGTGCCGGACGTAGAATACCCTGGCCTCTTGATCATGGTCCACGAACTGCCTGCCGGTAAGGGCACGCAGATCACCGCGCTGAACTTCGGCGCCACGCCCATCACCGAAACCCTGCACCTGCCCAACATCGCACCCGGCCCGGTGGTGGACATCATCAATGAACGGGTCGAAGGCGATCTGACCGAGGACGGCGCGTTTACCATCACCCTGGATGCTTACGAGGGCCTGGCGCTCCGGGTGGTCAGCAGCACGCCGATGTAG
- a CDS encoding methyl-accepting chemotaxis protein, which yields MVLVLGVIAILQMGKLRDAEKDVELNWMASIRQTAMMNATVLRLRLETQRAVADPQTIQKTVADFPGYRKAFADAFSGYEPLISGDQERTLFQTAKASADAYSKQLDALEPLLKQGDTGAIVQLVANGIRPLTNAMEGEIKALTDYNNEGAAKAGQAATDTFTTGTWLVIALIVLVMAMTAGLAFLLTRSITSPIGDALSVAERIANSDLSKEVSVHGTDEAGRLLKALSQMQTNLRNTILQISDSSAQLASASEEMTAVTEQSSRGLVSQNDEVNQAATAVTEMSAAVDEVARNAESAAQESKRSQGFTEVGLQRVTQTLRSIEKLSGNVDNTSEQIQGLSNRAQGISKVVEVIRAIAEQTNLLALNAAIEAARAGEQGRGFAVVADEVRALAHRTQVSTQEIEQMIAAIQNESDDAVKAMGTSKELATESLGVAQEASSSLDQIAAAIIQINERNMLIATASEEQSHVAREVDRNLVSIRELATQSAAGASQTASACGEMSKLAANLNQLVNRFVV from the coding sequence CTGGTCCTGGTACTTGGCGTGATCGCCATTCTGCAGATGGGCAAGTTGCGCGACGCAGAGAAGGATGTGGAGCTCAATTGGATGGCGAGCATCCGGCAAACCGCGATGATGAACGCCACAGTGCTGCGCCTGCGTCTGGAAACCCAGCGAGCCGTGGCCGACCCTCAGACAATCCAGAAAACCGTGGCTGACTTCCCCGGCTACCGTAAGGCCTTCGCCGATGCGTTCTCCGGCTATGAACCGCTTATTTCCGGCGATCAGGAACGGACGCTCTTTCAAACCGCCAAGGCCTCGGCTGACGCTTACTCCAAACAGCTGGACGCCCTTGAACCGTTGCTCAAGCAAGGTGACACGGGCGCCATCGTCCAATTGGTCGCCAATGGTATTCGCCCACTGACCAACGCCATGGAAGGCGAGATCAAGGCCCTCACCGACTACAACAACGAGGGTGCAGCGAAAGCCGGGCAAGCCGCCACGGACACCTTCACCACCGGCACCTGGCTGGTGATTGCGCTGATCGTGCTGGTGATGGCGATGACCGCCGGCCTCGCGTTCCTGCTGACCCGCAGCATCACCTCGCCCATTGGCGATGCGCTGTCGGTGGCCGAGCGTATCGCCAACAGCGACCTGTCCAAGGAGGTCAGCGTGCACGGTACGGACGAAGCGGGCCGGCTGTTGAAAGCGTTGTCGCAGATGCAGACCAACCTGCGCAACACCATCCTGCAGATTTCCGATTCGTCCGCTCAGTTGGCCTCGGCTTCCGAAGAGATGACCGCCGTCACCGAACAGTCCAGTCGCGGCCTGGTGTCGCAGAACGATGAAGTGAACCAGGCCGCCACGGCGGTCACCGAAATGAGCGCGGCGGTGGATGAAGTGGCGCGCAACGCCGAATCCGCCGCCCAGGAATCCAAGCGCAGCCAGGGCTTTACCGAAGTCGGCCTGCAGCGCGTCACGCAGACGCTGCGCTCCATCGAGAAACTCTCCGGCAACGTGGACAACACCAGCGAGCAGATTCAGGGCCTGTCGAACCGCGCCCAAGGCATCAGCAAAGTGGTGGAAGTGATCCGCGCAATTGCCGAGCAGACCAACCTGCTGGCCCTTAACGCCGCCATCGAGGCTGCACGAGCCGGTGAGCAAGGCCGCGGTTTTGCCGTGGTTGCCGATGAAGTCCGCGCGCTGGCGCACCGTACCCAGGTGTCGACTCAGGAGATCGAGCAGATGATCGCGGCGATCCAGAACGAATCCGACGACGCGGTCAAGGCCATGGGCACCAGCAAGGAACTGGCCACCGAATCCCTCGGCGTGGCCCAGGAAGCCAGCAGCTCGCTGGACCAGATTGCGGCGGCAATCATCCAGATCAACGAACGCAACATGTTGATCGCCACCGCCTCGGAAGAACAGTCCCATGTGGCGCGTGAGGTGGACCGTAACCTGGTGAGCATCCGCGAGCTCGCGACCCAAAGCGCCGCCGGCGCCAGCCAGACCGCCAGCGCTTGCGGCGAAATGTCGAAGCTGGCGGCGAACCTGAATCAGTTGGTCAATCGCTTCGTGGTCTGA
- a CDS encoding response regulator codes for MTEAHLISTPPGFADKPQALILIAEDEPEIADILTAYLKRSGFQTVHALDGRRALELHQSLKPDLVLLDVLMPKLDGWMVLAEIRHRGNTPVIMLTAQDQDMDKLMGLRIGADDYIVKPFNPAEVVARTQAVLRRSRDQGYGSGQSVLRVDAFEIDVDSHEVSVRIGTQNHALSLTATEFRLLAQLAKAPRRVFSRAELLASCSPESDSLERTVDSHISKLRRKIEDLGLQGVPASIRGVGYRFGSHA; via the coding sequence ATGACTGAAGCACACCTGATTTCGACGCCACCTGGGTTCGCCGATAAACCCCAGGCCCTGATATTGATCGCCGAAGACGAACCCGAAATCGCCGATATCCTGACGGCCTACCTCAAGCGCAGCGGCTTTCAGACCGTGCATGCGCTGGATGGGCGGCGTGCGCTTGAACTGCATCAATCCCTCAAGCCCGACCTGGTGCTGCTGGACGTGCTGATGCCGAAACTCGATGGCTGGATGGTACTGGCCGAGATCCGTCACCGTGGCAATACCCCGGTGATCATGCTGACCGCCCAGGACCAGGACATGGACAAGCTGATGGGGCTGCGCATCGGTGCCGACGACTACATCGTCAAACCATTCAACCCGGCCGAAGTGGTCGCCAGGACCCAGGCGGTCCTGCGCCGTTCCCGCGACCAGGGCTACGGCAGCGGGCAAAGCGTACTGCGCGTGGATGCCTTTGAAATCGATGTCGACAGCCATGAGGTCAGCGTGCGGATCGGCACCCAAAATCACGCGCTGAGCCTGACAGCGACAGAATTCCGGTTGCTGGCGCAGTTGGCCAAAGCGCCCAGGCGCGTGTTCAGTCGTGCCGAGTTGCTCGCTTCGTGTTCGCCCGAGAGCGATAGTCTGGAACGTACGGTCGACAGCCATATCAGCAAACTGCGGCGCAAAATCGAAGACCTGGGCCTGCAAGGCGTTCCGGCGAGCATTCGTGGTGTGGGTTACCGCTTCGGGAGCCATGCATGA
- a CDS encoding ATP-binding protein, which yields MRIANSLSRQIILSMSAVVLCVIALAVVGSYVFYALLWTFWPPTDIDVDEWLPTGVEWAWMALITAIGLAVGAVVAIKLSRRILMPLNSVAASLRRLADGDLDARATASDRSLAEATLLVDDFNSMAARLKRMAQEQSFWNAAIAHELRTPLTILRGRLQGLAEGVFPPDQAQFYSLLGQVEGLTRLIEDLRVVGLADNGYLDVQIQRADLADEIEADARLFEPGLQACGFTLHMELLRQPVHCDPARIRQALLAMLDNLKRHANPGIVTVRLSSQDGINTLSVADEGPGIDETFAAHIFEPFQRGESSRSRAQGGSGLGLAVVRAIALAHEGRVTCRNLTQGGSLFELTWPEQLVAI from the coding sequence ATGAGAATCGCCAACAGCTTGAGCCGGCAGATCATTCTGTCGATGTCCGCCGTGGTGCTCTGTGTGATTGCCCTGGCGGTCGTCGGCTCCTATGTGTTTTACGCGCTGCTGTGGACGTTCTGGCCACCCACCGACATTGATGTGGATGAGTGGCTGCCCACTGGCGTGGAATGGGCCTGGATGGCATTGATCACGGCGATTGGCCTGGCCGTGGGTGCGGTGGTAGCGATCAAATTGTCCCGGCGCATTCTGATGCCCCTGAACTCGGTGGCGGCCAGCCTTCGCCGCCTCGCCGATGGCGACCTGGACGCCCGCGCGACGGCGTCCGACCGCTCATTGGCCGAGGCCACCTTGCTGGTGGATGACTTCAACAGCATGGCCGCACGGCTCAAGCGCATGGCGCAGGAACAGTCGTTCTGGAACGCCGCGATTGCCCATGAACTGCGCACCCCGTTGACCATCCTGCGTGGCCGTCTGCAAGGGTTGGCCGAAGGTGTCTTCCCCCCGGACCAAGCGCAGTTCTACAGCCTGCTCGGCCAAGTGGAAGGCTTGACGCGGCTGATCGAAGACCTGCGGGTCGTAGGCCTGGCCGACAACGGCTACCTCGACGTGCAGATCCAACGGGCCGACCTGGCCGATGAGATCGAAGCAGACGCTCGCCTGTTCGAACCGGGCCTGCAAGCCTGCGGATTCACCCTGCACATGGAGTTGCTCAGGCAACCGGTGCACTGCGACCCGGCCCGTATTCGCCAGGCGTTGCTGGCCATGCTCGACAACCTCAAGCGGCATGCGAACCCGGGCATCGTCACGGTGCGCCTGAGCAGTCAGGACGGCATCAATACCTTGAGCGTCGCGGATGAGGGCCCAGGCATTGATGAAACATTCGCCGCGCATATCTTTGAGCCGTTCCAGCGCGGGGAAAGTTCACGCTCCCGTGCCCAGGGCGGCAGCGGCCTGGGGCTGGCTGTGGTGCGCGCGATTGCCCTGGCCCATGAAGGCCGCGTGACCTGCCGCAACCTGACGCAGGGCGGCAGCCTGTTCGAACTGACGTGGCCAGAGCAACTGGTCGCTATCTGA